The following proteins are co-located in the Aquarana catesbeiana isolate 2022-GZ linkage group LG02, ASM4218655v1, whole genome shotgun sequence genome:
- the GPR12 gene encoding G-protein coupled receptor 12, with translation MNEDTKVNISWLPQDHIDASSPENISVADSSLIPVLEPELIVNPWDIVLCTSGTLISCENAIVVLIIFHNPSLRAPMFLLIGSLALADLLAGVGLIVNFIFAYLLQSEAAKLVTVGLIAASFCASVCSLLAITVDRYLSLYYALTYNSERTVTFTYIMLIFLWGASTCVGLLPIMGWNCLKDESTCSVIRPLTKNNAAALSVSFLLMFALMLQLYIQICKIVMRHAHQIALQHHFLATSHYVTTRKGVSTLAIILGTFAACWMPFTLYSLIADYTYPSIYTYATLLPATYNSVINPVIYAFRNQEIQKALWLICCGCIPPSVSQRARSPSDV, from the coding sequence ATGAATGAAGATACGAAGGTTAATATAAGCTGGCTGCCTCAGGATCATATAGACGCCAGTTCTCCGGAGAATATCTCGGTGGCAGACTCCTCCCTAATTCCTGTGCTAGAGCCAGAGCTGATTGTAAACCCGTGGGATATTGTTCTGTGTACATCGGGAACCCTCATCTCCTGTGAAAATGCTATAGTGGTCCTCATCATCTTCCATAACCCCAGCCTGCGAGCTCCTATGTTCCTCCTCATCGGCAGCTTGGCGTTGGCGGACCTCTTGGCAGGGGTCGGACTCATTGTCAATTTTATTTTTGCCTATCTCCTTCAATCGGAGGCTGCCAAGCTGGTCACGGTGGGACTGATCGCTGCCTCCTTTTGTGCCTCGGTGTGCAGCTTGCTGGCGATCACCGTTGACCGTTACTTGTCTCTTTACTACGCTTTGACGTACAACTCGGAAAGAACAGTCACCTTTACCTACATCATGCTCATCTTCCTGTGGGGAGCGTCGACGTGCGTGGGACTTTTGCCTATCATGGGTTGGAATTGCCTTAAGGATGAGTCAACGTGTAGTGTTATCCGACCGCTGACGAAAAACAATGCCGCCGCCCTTTCCGTTTCCTTTCTGCTCATGTTTGCACTCATGCTTCAGCTGTACATtcaaatctgcaaaattgtcatgAGGCACGCTCATCAGATTGCCTTACAGCACCATTTCCTGGCCACCTCGCACTACGTCACCACCCGGAAAGGAGTGTCTACTTTGGCCATCATACTTGGGACGTTCGCGGCCTGCTGGATGCCTTTCACCCTTTATTCTTTAATAGCAGATTACACGTACCCTTCCATCTACACCTATGCCACGCTGcttccagccacatacaactctgTCATCAATCCGGTCATCTACGCCTTCCGGAACCAGGAGATCCAAAAAGCGCTGTGGCTGATTTGCTGCGGTTGCATCCCTCCCAGTGTCTCTCAGAGAGCCAGATCACCAAGTGACGTTTGA